Within Engraulis encrasicolus isolate BLACKSEA-1 chromosome 8, IST_EnEncr_1.0, whole genome shotgun sequence, the genomic segment CTAACAACCTGGGACACCTATTTTAATAATTATACCTGTGCTGGATGAGGTAACAGCTATCTGCTAAAAGGGTGCTCCAGGTAGATACTTGACTCCGAGTACGTACATACATATTCATGCCTTTTAAGACCAAACTGGCACGACTGCTGATTAAAACTAACAAATGATTGCCAAAAGCATTTCTAATTTCAGCACTTTTTTTGTTTATCTCAAGTTCATTAATTACACAGCACTACATGGTCCCTGCCAAAATACACTCTGGTATTGAATGACTGCCAAAAGGCTTTCATCTGACTTCATTAAGCTTTTCACCAGATGAAGACTGGATCGAGTTTCTCAGTCAACTAACATGATAACTAATGATGGCGCATGGTAGCGAAGTGACTGATAAAGATAGCAAGAAAATCCAACTGCCGTACTTATATAGTTAGCCCACTGTGTTTTGGTCGGAGAACTTAGAACAATTTAccggatgaaagtcttaagaCAGAAGCAGTGTAGCCTCAATACATAGCTGGTAAATGATCCACATTTGAACTATACCTATTCACATGCCAGTTTGAGGTGTACTTGTGTTTGAGTTTGTACTTGTGTACTTGAGGTGAGCTTGTTCTGATATACTGTAGATCGGGGGGGGGGTGAtgaaacagcctcaagggccgcaaacggccttcgagacataggttccccacccctgctgtagatagATAATTATACTTTCTAAATCCCAAGCAGGGAACCCAAACTGGAGATATGCTGGGTCATACTATATGTAGCCACTGGGTTGTTCTCAAATCCATGCTTTTGCACTGGAAGGTTTAAAGCAACACTATTTTTTTACACTACATACCAGTAGTGGAATTTGTCTCTCATTCCCACAGCCACCTGCTCCTCCAATAGTGCTCAGTGCAGTTACACCTAGTGGAGAGCAGCAAAGCCCATTCAGATGGGCCTTTTCACAGATTCAACAGAAGCGTCGCTaaacctattttacaggggcacacgCCTGGGTATTGATATgttgtgccccggtatgagtttcacaaaaaaacaacaaccttactaccttggaatttagctcaagtttagcatacggagtaatctacagaatgtgccCAAAATAGTGTCCATGCACtatttgcaataatataattaatttacaagctttttaaaataaatatctctcggtgccctactgtgcccctgtatagcattgggtCAACTGACGCCCCTGCGAATCAATGAACCAACAAACAACCTTGGAGATGACTATTGGTAACATCCATTGTTTTAAGGCTGGAAAAAATATCCTGAATGTTGTCTCAAGCGAGACAGAGAGCACGGCCAGCGGCCCTTTCAGTCGTATGTGCTTGCAGTTGTGGGTCAGGGAGGAGGGCTATATAAAAACCCACAGGTTCAGCTATGAGGAGCATGCCACCTAGCAACACTCAGCATGCCACCCATCCACCCTAACCGACCTAACATACCCAACATACCCCTTTTCTTCTGCACATGTGCTTACTGTTCTGTTTTGCACTTCTGTTTTGAGCTACTGCAGGGACTGTCACTTTCTACTCTCTACTCTGAATGCTTGACCATCAAGAGAGCCAACGTCTGTGTTCTGTGCAACTATGTGAACAAAAAACAACCCACCCCAATACCCATGCACCACATTCCCTCCACCCCAGCCACTCGCCCCAATACCAATGCACCGTTTCACTCCACCCCAGGCACCCACCCGCCCTTGCTGCTCTGGGAAGAGCATCCCAACGCCCTGAAACAGACCAGCTGTCCCCGTCACTCTGACACGAACGCAGGCTCTGGCCTATCCAAGACCCCAGCCCCTCTCTTTggtcaccaccccaccccaccccacctcatcccTCTGCTCTCAGATACCCTTCAACCATACGCTCTTCactacccctcccttccctttcccctttcccGTCCACCACACTGTTTTGAGCTGTACCACCGCACCGACACCGCATCatgattatttggatcaaaatcacagtcattaatcacgattattcaacagtaataaacaactgaattttgagaatgttatttAAAATTACGAAATGAAAACCAAGGATGTATTACATAAGGGATAAACAAAATGAATCTAAATTgcaataatcagggctctaaattaacttttattcatcactagccaaaatggctagtatgttaatcttactagccaaacactctCAATAATGTTTCAAAGTGGCAAGTAATTTTTCTTTTCtaacagccaaactgaatttcaccagcatttggccatttggctggtgttactttagagccctggtaataattatgtaaaaggcagtAGCATGAAGCTTAGGTGGACCTTCAGATTTTGGCCTGTCATgatctggcttcaaggatgcctGAAGGCAGGTCACCATATTTACCCCTGTGCAATCACAAATCATTTTTTAATCGTCATGGCCAAAATCACGTTTTTCTATGCATTTTGAAGAATTGTGCAGCTACACCTACTGCTTTGCTTCTGCTACccccgcccaccaccaccatattTTCTCTGTgagcacaacccccccccccacacacacacacacacacacacccctaacccTTCTGTTTTGAGCTACTGCAGTGACTGTCATTCTCTACTCTGAATGCCTGACAAACAAGAGAGTGCAGGAGTCAACGTTTGTGTTCTGTGCAACTATGCGAGACAAAAATGCCCAGCGTATAATGGATCCATGGCCGCGGATGTATAATGGATCAGTGGCGGGTATGCGGTTTTGCTCCTGGCCCGTGTTGTGATGACCGTGCAAATCAGTGTGGACACTAGTGTTTGTGGTAGTCTGTGACTGTGAgctgttgttttgctgttggtAGTAGCTTATACAATGTGAGCTGTGAACTACAAAGCACTGGAATGACACGGCCATGGCGTTAGATTGGTCTACACAGAGCTCAGCTGGCTTTAAAGTAAATCCTAGTAGCATGGCATGTATAATCATAGATAAGACGGTGGACAGACAATTGCAAACCAGGGCCCAAGGCCATATTGATCCAAAGTAAACGGAAACTAATGTGCACTGTGTTGCCACCAATTTGATAAAGGTTAATCAAACAAACAGAacagtgtattttttttattttcccctcttgACAGGATTAATATCTACATGACCTGGCATATCTACAAATACCTGAGGAGATTTCAAGGACTAATATGCTTCCAAAAATATGTGATTATCAATGAACCTACATAAAGCAAACCCATCTTTTGATAAGCAATGTTAAAGTGCAACCTCACCAACAAATATAGTTATTATAGTTTATACTGTATGGTAACACTTTGTTTGtttgggatacatctattagcactaatacatatgaTGTTAATGcccgtataagtaacttgtaaggcatgtacgaagcaaacgctaaggcctactaggtccttactaaggttaaattggtaataaatcccttattgtgcatgagcaagacatttgcgaatacatgtctaacaaatgtttgattttgcttagtacatgccttacaagttacttatacaggcacattgtatatattagtgctaatagatgtatccctaaaataaagtgttacagtttatatcatatcatatcatatcatatcatatcatatcatatcatatcatatcatatcatatcatgtcatatcatatcacattaccgtacattacattacattacattatattatattatactatattatattatattgtttgTGGCCTGGTTCTACTTCTCTGTCCCACCTTTCCAGGTATTGCTGTGTTAGGCAGCTGGGAAACAGGTTTATAGCCTATTCATTATTATTCAATACTCAtacattacactgagctgacAACTTTATCGATAGcaactaataggcctacttactataAGGTTACTATacgtttacagtccctggagcaaagttaGGCAAGGTGCCTTGCTCTTTTCAGCCAATTCAGCCATTCTGTGCTGGCTAGGTGGGATTTGACCCTGCAAGTGCAACCCTCTAGTCCAAATACcagctgtgtgtgtacattaaaAGCATCCAAAGCTAACAAGTAGCCAAGGTCCTTGAAGAAGTTACGCTATGGATTTGCTTTATTCATTCTCGCTGTAATATTGATACATTTGATTCAGTTAATGACAGAACGGTTCTGGCTTCTCAACCTGGGACATTcaaagatatgaacattccaactgTTTTTCGCCACACCATGTCAGAAATAACGGCTTCCGTCACTTTGGGTGTACACACGCAGCATATCCTAACAAAAGGCTACACCGGCCTATTCTAATCAGTGTTTGTGGCTGGCCCTCCTCACCTAAACTGGCTGCTGTATTGTCCATACAGGCTGGTCAGACTGCACTGCAGGAAGGTGTAAGCAGCCAAGAACCGTGGTACTGCCAATGTCAACCATGCATGCCTGGGACCTGGTGTGGAAGTggcaggtgggggtggaggagggttgttgtgttcagggaagccgacgggtgGGAGGGGTAGGTGGGGAGTGTCTCATTcaattctcattacattgaatgtattgggtgtgaGAGTTCTCTCACATGACTTTCTCTTGTGTCTGGCCAAGGCtgtctgtcagtggccctggatatGGGTACACACTTACATTGAATACTGTGCAATCGTTTTAAACTTTAGCACAAGcacatgtatactgtatgctttaaagcagggattcttaaccatggGGACGCGACCCAAAGCTGGGTCGTGCTCAGAAACGTGAGGGCTGCGGAAAAGTTTCAACCTCGCACTGGGGGGCCGCGAAGGGCCGCACAACTGCATACATTATCATAAAGATGCTTAAGACAGCGTGCGTCTTTTACTCCTGCGCCGTTCTGCTGCTTAAATGACCACTCACCGCTGTTTTTTAGTTAGCCTATGGGAAGACGTCAAAGACAAGACgacaataggcctacactagCAGCACACGAATGGAGAATCAGAATTACCAACCGGAGTGAAGTGTAATTTGCCGATGTCTTCTCTCTTCACGTTTAGTTACAAAATAAACGCTTGAAACATTACTCAAAATGATTCTGCTTACTGACAAAGCAAAACCGTTATCCTTGTgtcccccaaaatacatttatttaaagaaTTTTGTATGATATTAGGTTACAAAGCTTTCTGTTTTTGACAACCTGCTGTAAGACTGAGGAATTTCTGTTCTCGCGTCGCAACTGCACGTCTCTAAGTAAAACCGTCTTGAATCAGTAGATTCATCACAAATCGCAAACAGAACTGTCACAAATGTCAGAGAAGCTTTCATGAATGGCTCTGGCCTGATGTGCTGTGGGTTTATCATTGAATATAGAAGTGAGCTCAATTAATACAGTTTtcccattacaaaatgcattaataGGTCTAgcttagcctatttatttaacaggatttattttatttttttttaattttggggaaaaattatatatatatatatataatgtgagTGGGCATGGGCAATATTCAATGGGCCCCCAGGCcaaaaaaaatgggcctcaacgtcaaaaaggttaagaatccctgctttaaAGTCTACGTCTCTGGGATGAAGATGTAGTACCCCAACATGACAAAGTAAAGCTGGTCACTTCTGCAAGTATTGAAATGCTCAACAACATGCAAGTTTTCCAGACTATGGACCAGTGGGCTGCCCGCCTATGCCAATTATGTGTGCTTGTGACCTGGTGTGGAATGGAAGGGGGCAGGAGAGGGTGGCTAAGGGCCGGTGGGGTAGGGGTGCACGCCGACATGGAATACTGTACAGTCTCCTAATGCCTGATAGAAACTTGATCTTTTGCCACCAGGAGGGTGGGGCGCTGAAATTCCTTCAAGTGCGGTGCCCCCCACACCCCACTCCCGTTCACACACCGTGCTTGTCCACCACACCTTACACCAGACTGCTTTGGACAGAcagctctttatctctctctcactctctctctcacacacacaaacacactcacacacgcaaatgtAGCATTCTGTCCTGCTATCGCTtcttctcccacctctctctagttcgttctgtttctgtctgtttctctgtgtgtgtctctgtttctgtgttcCCCTTCACTGGGGGATAAATTTATACATGTCAGGAGGGGACGGAAAGAATCTCAAAACTGCCACTGACACGGCACTCGGCTTGGCACACCCAAGACTGTGTGTCCGCCAGTCAGCGATATAGTGATTTACGTCACTACTCTACCCTTGTGCAAGCTCATTCGAAGAACCTCAGCACACAATAGTAAACATTACCATGCTGCCGGTAACAGAGCCCAGGGGGTGGCACATAGCATATTCAAATCAATTCACGTCTTGACTTGGGCAATGTTTTGTTGTCTTCTTGTGTTCGTGTGTTTACTCAGTATAACCAGACAAGGCGGAACAGATGTCTAGGTGAGAAGCTATGACTGTCTGGGTGAACGGGACCCCGTTGGAATTTAAGACCCAAAAGCATCTGGGTAAATCATTCCCGAGGTCCTTAAAGTAACAAGCGTAGGCGTACACATGGATGTTGTCGGGGCGACAGGCCTGATGCCAGTCCAGGCAGAAGCAGAACATTGCACGTGACAAGAGGCTGTCTGTCTCCATGGTGTTGCCAAAAGTGCCAGTGCCGCTCTTTACTACCTGGACAGTGCTACATCCGTTAGCGGTGCCATaccacagcattttttttctcctttatttttgagataggacagtgcagACTGCCAGGAAatacgaggggagagagagatggggaagggtcagcaaaggacccaggacgggaatcgaactcgggtcgccaATGTAGCAGTACAGTGCCCTACCgcctgagccacggcagggccagatttgtgttttatatacagtatatatacgtaTAATCTGCCTTGGTTGGTTGGCACGGATTGCTCTGTGACAGGTGAAGAGAAGTgacgtgaggtgaggtgaggtggggcaaGGTAGACAAAGTCTGGCCAGTCCAAGTGCCAGGTGACTAATGATGGTGTCAATGTTGTATTTTCAGACGCTGACAGAGAACTGGAAGAAAGTCATGGTTATTCACAGACCAGGGAATCAGCAGTAAGTAGACACAACAGCAAGAGACTGGCCTTTTTCCCAGTCAAACtcaaaacaaacccattctcGACAGTCTCatttacacactgacacactggaTAAGAGCACACACATTAAAGACCTTAAAAGGTAGAGTGTGTCATTTTAGTCgtgaatttttaaaatgtatgctgctcattggggctggactgggaccacaaactattattcttttctattctattctacgatCAAGTACAACAATTCAAGCCAAATCACAAAGGGTGGGCTGAtttttacatttacatacattttcagagaCACAGCCCGCTTCAGTACATAAATTACCAATGCTCTTCTTGATTAGATGGAATAGATTAATGACAAATGAACTCTTCATGTTCTTTCCCATCTTGCTGCACAGGTAAAAGACAAAAGGCGGTCCCCCCCCTCGGACAGGACTCCCACTGTTCTTCACGCAAACCCCCATCAGAGCCTCTGTGCTGAGGAGCAGGAGAGCCCAGAGAGAGTGGTGAGTCAGGCCTGAGAAAGAGCCCACTGATGGGTCGAAAAGTAGTGGTTTGTTAAATAAAGTATATGGGTCAAAGAAGTTTCTTTAGGCTCAGACGTCACGTGGTTCAAAGGCATctaataaatgaattagtaattggtgtttGATAAGTTGCAATGAatgtgcttcttagatagtcttAGATAGTAATAGTGGCAATGGCTGTTGTTGCGCCGCCccgacatgtgctactgctgaaacgtcattgacccatatatttttggagctcagaACCAGTTTGCAAACCACTCTTCCACATTATCTACCACCATTGTCTGGCACCTGTATTATTGTATTTTGTGGGTGTGCACCCTAATTTCCAAATGTCTGCCATCATTCTAAATCACTTGTCAAGCCGAGAGCACAACACTTCCACCCaaggccgccgctaggcataagcagactaagcagagcacttagggcctcaaccactttgcctccaacattttcattttattgttattatttaattatggggGGGAGGGAGTAtcttgaccagttatgcttacaGCCTCCAAAACCTTACACCTGTCTAGGCATTACACCGCAACAAGTCCACCATTGGTCCTTACACCACAACACCTTTCTAACCATCTGACTACAGCATCATGTCCACCATAAAACAGGTAGTGGTCCACAACACTTGTCTTGGCATTGAACCACACCTGCATACCCCTAAAAGTGTAGCAGTACATGTTGATGTTTTTTAGCACTCATTCACATTATTACTTAACAATCATGATGAAAGAAAGATGTTCAATCGATACATTTAATGAGATCActctttgatttctttttttttaaatgttgtaatTTAAAATCATAACGCCTTCCAGCTAGACTTAACAACGATTGCGATTGCCACTGCAACTGCAACTTTACTGTTCCTACCTGTGTTTTAGGAGCAGAAAGAGAGACTCCATGCAGAGCTGAAACAGGTCCTGAGCCTGAAGAGAAGCCAGTTGAGAGAAACATCATCTTCTACACAAACAGAAATGGACAGCTCACCGGAGAGAAGCTTCACGCAGGTACAGCAGACAATTCTTCATTCTTGTCTAGTGAAGACTGATGGCCACCTGATGACCAGAGCACATGGGGTTACCACAATTTTCTAAGAATTGAAATCAAGTTGCTAGTGTAATACAGATGTGTCAGACACCAAGTCGCGCAAAACTGAACACCAATCAATGTCTCTTAAGTTGATAAAACTAGACATTGAGCGCATGTACATGCAAGAAATATTGCAATTTTAAACTATTCCTGTCCTATTCAGTAAAAGCATGAATAACGTTAAGTCTTAAGTAATTCCGAATGTAACTGTGCTTCGACAACATCCTGGTTGCGGAACACTGTTTCACACATGTAAGCATAAAATTCCGCAGCTACTGAGACCATTCCATTTGAAATCGGAATACGCTATGCATGTGCATGGCATGTAGAACGTGACATGTCTTGTATGTGTATACTTGATTTCAGCTCTAGGACTGTTGTGGTTACTCTCGACTAACCGTTTTTGGCTTACACTACTTATTTTCCTGTGTATTTAATGTGTACTCTGTACTTGCAAGAGTTGGGCACTGTGGTTTAAGTCCTCAATTGTAAGTAAATTTACATAAAAGCATCTgcgaaatgcaatgcaatgtaatgtaacgtaatgcatGTCTACacacaggaggtggaggagaaggcagCGACCTCTAAGCTGGTTGAGGTTGTCGTGGAAACAGAAGCTGAGGCAGGGGCGAGTGGATACAGcgtgacaggaggagagaggggcataTTTGTCCAGGAGGTCCTGAGAGATTCTACAGCAGCTAAACATTTGAACCTCCAGAAAGgtaaatataaaaaaagaaaaatgtgtcaGATGTAGCAAaacttatttttatatatatacttatttatatatatattcatagATGAGAATAAAGACTTCCACTTTAATAAGTGAAGATAAATAGTTTCAAATTGACAATTTTTGACTGCAATTGACAACCTTTTTTGTTAACTAAAGTGAAGTTTTGCTGCATTAGGGCCCAAAAATATTCCCCTGACTATGAATTACTGAATATTAAGAACCATGCAGTGAACATTCACTTTTTAAAAGATGAAGACATTTGAAGACATCATTTTCTTCCTGCAGGTGACCAGCTGCTCAGTGCTAGAGTCTACTTCGATAATGTGAAATATGAGGATGCGCTGAAGATTTTGCAGTGTGCAGAACCTTACAAAGTCTCTTTCTTCCTGAAGCGCACCATCCCTCGCAGCGATGTCACTGTGCATCCAGGTGCAGCCACCGCTGACCTCAAAGGACCCAAAGCCAAAATGCAAAGAATGGTACAATAATTTGCACGTCTAAAATACCGTTTTTTTTATTGATTGTTGCTGACTGGTaccaataaataaaaaaagttttttgacaGGAAAATGTGTGTCTATTTCTTTTCTCCACAGAGTGTCAAAGGCCTCAAATCCTtcaaggcaaagaaaacaagggGCGGACGATTCGGATTAAAAAGGCTAAAGGAGAACAAACAGGCCAGAGCAGAAACAGAGGAGGATATCGAGGGATCACCAAGGAAGCTTGATCTGGCACCAGTCGATGTGGAATTCGCTTTCCCCAAATTCAGACTAAAGAAAGGTGGCAAGACGGGGGCAGCCGGGGGGGCAGAGGGGGCCACATCCTTGGGCAGAAAGAAGAGCAAGATCAGATTTCCCCGGATGAGAGTAAAACATGCAGCAGGAGTGGAAGGCCACGCTGACATTGATGTGGCAACACCTCATGGGGAGGCAGACATCTCTGGAGAAAAGCTCAAGGCAAAGGGAAAGGGGGACAGATTTGGAAT encodes:
- the prx gene encoding periaxin isoform X4, translating into MNNPDADRELEESHGYSQTRESAVKDKRRSPPSDRTPTVLHANPHQSLCAEEQESPERVEQKERLHAELKQVLSLKRSQLRETSSSTQTEMDSSPERSFTQEVEEKAATSKLVEVVVETEAEAGASGYSVTGGERGIFVQEVLRDSTAAKHLNLQKGDQLLSARVYFDNVKYEDALKILQCAEPYKVSFFLKRTIPRSDVTVHPGAATADLKGPKAKMQRMVQ